Proteins co-encoded in one Nematostella vectensis chromosome 15, jaNemVect1.1, whole genome shotgun sequence genomic window:
- the LOC5508260 gene encoding transcriptional enhancer factor TEF-1 isoform X3, whose amino-acid sequence MANSPDDDSKAKSPTDMANDAEGVWSPDIEQSFQEALAIYPPCGRRKIILSDEGKMYGRNELIARYIKLRTGKTRTRKQVSSHIQVLARKTAKDIQGKFKDQAARDKALQTMASMSSAQIVSASVLHNKSMGTASMSAGYAAANESPSYQYWQPGSNQQAVGYNSANQSPYGSPIQGGMPGNVVSTATSSSSAGAVVNSQDEMRTSAFSGSPALAASPPTGATPWTTSRQPLRLVEFSAFLEQQRLDPDTYHKHLFVHLGHNTNFSDPLLEAVDIRQIYDKFPEKKGGLKDMYDKGPQAVFFLVKFWADLNTNIHDETGAFYGVSSTYESSENMTITCSTKVCSFGKQVVEKVETEYGHFENGRFVYRIHRSPMCEYMINFIHKLKQLPEKYMMNSVLENFTILQVVSNRETQETLLCLAYVFEVSTSEHGAQHHIYRLVKD is encoded by the exons ATGGCGAATTCGCCCGACGATGACAGTAAGGCGAAGAGCCCGACTGATATGGCAAACGATGCTGAGGGCGTTTGGAGCCCAGATATAGAACAATCCTTCCAGGAAGCTTTAGCCATATATCCTCCCTGTGGGAGAAGGAAAATTATTCTCTCCGATGAAGGGAAAATGTATG GTCGCAATGAACTTATAGCTAGGTATATCAAACTGCGGACAGGCAAAACAAGAACTAGAAAACAG GTGTCAAGCCATATTCAAGTGTTAGCAAGGAAAACGGCCAAGGATATCCAGGGAAAATTTAAG GATCAGGCCGCTCGGGACAAAGCACTCCAGACTATGGCCTCCATGTCCTCGGCACAAATCGTCTCTGCATCTGTGCTTCACAACAAGTCTATGGGCACTGCCTCAATGTCCGCTGGGTATGCTGCAGCCAATGAGAGCCCTTCATATCAG TACTGGCAGCCAGGGTCAAATCAGCAGGCCGTCGGGTACAACTCTGCTAACCAGTCACCCTACGGCAGCCCTATTCAAGGTGGCATGCCAGGAAATGTGGTCTCTACTGCTACCTCCTCTAGTTCAGCTGGTGCTGTTGTCAACTCTCAAGATGAGATg AGGACTTCTGCATTCAGTGGGTCCCCCGCCCTTGCCGCCAGCCCTCCAACTGGGGCCACGCCCTGGACAACATCCAGACAG CCTCTTCGACTGGTTGAATTCTCAGCATTTTTAGAACAACAACGCCTGGACCCTGATACA TACCACAAGCATCTCTTTGTTCACTTAGGACACAACACAAACTTCTCAGATCCATTGCTGGAG GCAGTGGATATTCGACAGATTTATGATAAGTTTCCAGAGAAGAAAGGAGGTTTGAAGGACATGTATGACAAAGGTCCACAGgctgttttctttttggtcAAGTTTTGG GCTGACCTCAATACCAATATTCACGATGAAACAGGAGCATTTTATGGCGTCTCCAGCAC GTATGAGTCGAGTGAGAATATGACTATTACCTGCTCAACGAAAGTCTGCTCATTTGGAAAACAAGTAGTGGAAAAAGTAGAG ACAGAATATGGCCATTTTGAGAATGGTCGATTTGTGTATCGTATTCACCGGTCTCCGATGTGCGAGTATATGATCAACTTCATCCACAAGCTGAAGCAACTCCCAGAGAAATACATGATGAACAGTGTACTAGAGAACTTCACAATCCTGCAG GTGGTTAGCAACCGTGAGACCCAGGAGACACTCTTGTGCCTGGCGTACGTGTTTGAGGTGTCAACCAGCGAGCATGGGGCCCAGCACCATATATACCGCTTGGTTAAGGACTGA
- the LOC5508260 gene encoding transcriptional enhancer factor TEF-1 isoform X1, translated as MANSPDDDSKAKSPTDMANDAEGVWSPDIEQSFQEALAIYPPCGRRKIILSDEGKMYGRNELIARYIKLRTGKTRTRKQVSSHIQVLARKTAKDIQGKFKDQAARDKALQTMASMSSAQIVSASVLHNKSMGTASMSAGYAAANESPSYQYWQPGSNQQAVGYNSANQSPYGSPIQGGMPGNVVSTATSSSSAGAVVNSQDEMRTSAFSGSPALAASPPTGATPWTTSRQVGQLPLRLVEFSAFLEQQRLDPDTYHKHLFVHLGHNTNFSDPLLEAVDIRQIYDKFPEKKGGLKDMYDKGPQAVFFLVKFWADLNTNIHDETGAFYGVSSTYESSENMTITCSTKVCSFGKQVVEKVETEYGHFENGRFVYRIHRSPMCEYMINFIHKLKQLPEKYMMNSVLENFTILQVVSNRETQETLLCLAYVFEVSTSEHGAQHHIYRLVKD; from the exons ATGGCGAATTCGCCCGACGATGACAGTAAGGCGAAGAGCCCGACTGATATGGCAAACGATGCTGAGGGCGTTTGGAGCCCAGATATAGAACAATCCTTCCAGGAAGCTTTAGCCATATATCCTCCCTGTGGGAGAAGGAAAATTATTCTCTCCGATGAAGGGAAAATGTATG GTCGCAATGAACTTATAGCTAGGTATATCAAACTGCGGACAGGCAAAACAAGAACTAGAAAACAG GTGTCAAGCCATATTCAAGTGTTAGCAAGGAAAACGGCCAAGGATATCCAGGGAAAATTTAAG GATCAGGCCGCTCGGGACAAAGCACTCCAGACTATGGCCTCCATGTCCTCGGCACAAATCGTCTCTGCATCTGTGCTTCACAACAAGTCTATGGGCACTGCCTCAATGTCCGCTGGGTATGCTGCAGCCAATGAGAGCCCTTCATATCAG TACTGGCAGCCAGGGTCAAATCAGCAGGCCGTCGGGTACAACTCTGCTAACCAGTCACCCTACGGCAGCCCTATTCAAGGTGGCATGCCAGGAAATGTGGTCTCTACTGCTACCTCCTCTAGTTCAGCTGGTGCTGTTGTCAACTCTCAAGATGAGATg AGGACTTCTGCATTCAGTGGGTCCCCCGCCCTTGCCGCCAGCCCTCCAACTGGGGCCACGCCCTGGACAACATCCAGACAGGTTGGTCAACTG CCTCTTCGACTGGTTGAATTCTCAGCATTTTTAGAACAACAACGCCTGGACCCTGATACA TACCACAAGCATCTCTTTGTTCACTTAGGACACAACACAAACTTCTCAGATCCATTGCTGGAG GCAGTGGATATTCGACAGATTTATGATAAGTTTCCAGAGAAGAAAGGAGGTTTGAAGGACATGTATGACAAAGGTCCACAGgctgttttctttttggtcAAGTTTTGG GCTGACCTCAATACCAATATTCACGATGAAACAGGAGCATTTTATGGCGTCTCCAGCAC GTATGAGTCGAGTGAGAATATGACTATTACCTGCTCAACGAAAGTCTGCTCATTTGGAAAACAAGTAGTGGAAAAAGTAGAG ACAGAATATGGCCATTTTGAGAATGGTCGATTTGTGTATCGTATTCACCGGTCTCCGATGTGCGAGTATATGATCAACTTCATCCACAAGCTGAAGCAACTCCCAGAGAAATACATGATGAACAGTGTACTAGAGAACTTCACAATCCTGCAG GTGGTTAGCAACCGTGAGACCCAGGAGACACTCTTGTGCCTGGCGTACGTGTTTGAGGTGTCAACCAGCGAGCATGGGGCCCAGCACCATATATACCGCTTGGTTAAGGACTGA
- the LOC5508260 gene encoding transcriptional enhancer factor TEF-1 isoform X2, which produces MANSPDDDSKAKSPTDMANDAEGVWSPDIEQSFQEALAIYPPCGRRKIILSDEGKMYGRNELIARYIKLRTGKTRTRKQVSSHLQVLARKKAREIQGKIKDQAARDKALQTMASMSSAQIVSASVLHNKSMGTASMSAGYAAANESPSYQYWQPGSNQQAVGYNSANQSPYGSPIQGGMPGNVVSTATSSSSAGAVVNSQDEMRTSAFSGSPALAASPPTGATPWTTSRQVGQLPLRLVEFSAFLEQQRLDPDTYHKHLFVHLGHNTNFSDPLLEAVDIRQIYDKFPEKKGGLKDMYDKGPQAVFFLVKFWADLNTNIHDETGAFYGVSSTYESSENMTITCSTKVCSFGKQVVEKVETEYGHFENGRFVYRIHRSPMCEYMINFIHKLKQLPEKYMMNSVLENFTILQVVSNRETQETLLCLAYVFEVSTSEHGAQHHIYRLVKD; this is translated from the exons ATGGCGAATTCGCCCGACGATGACAGTAAGGCGAAGAGCCCGACTGATATGGCAAACGATGCTGAGGGCGTTTGGAGCCCAGATATAGAACAATCCTTCCAGGAAGCTTTAGCCATATATCCTCCCTGTGGGAGAAGGAAAATTATTCTCTCCGATGAAGGGAAAATGTATG GTCGCAATGAACTTATAGCTAGGTATATCAAACTGCGGACAGGCAAAACAAGAACTAGAAAACAG GTTTCAAGTCACTTGCAAGTTCTAGCCAGGAAAAAGGCGCGGGAAATACAAGGCAAAATCAAG GATCAGGCCGCTCGGGACAAAGCACTCCAGACTATGGCCTCCATGTCCTCGGCACAAATCGTCTCTGCATCTGTGCTTCACAACAAGTCTATGGGCACTGCCTCAATGTCCGCTGGGTATGCTGCAGCCAATGAGAGCCCTTCATATCAG TACTGGCAGCCAGGGTCAAATCAGCAGGCCGTCGGGTACAACTCTGCTAACCAGTCACCCTACGGCAGCCCTATTCAAGGTGGCATGCCAGGAAATGTGGTCTCTACTGCTACCTCCTCTAGTTCAGCTGGTGCTGTTGTCAACTCTCAAGATGAGATg AGGACTTCTGCATTCAGTGGGTCCCCCGCCCTTGCCGCCAGCCCTCCAACTGGGGCCACGCCCTGGACAACATCCAGACAGGTTGGTCAACTG CCTCTTCGACTGGTTGAATTCTCAGCATTTTTAGAACAACAACGCCTGGACCCTGATACA TACCACAAGCATCTCTTTGTTCACTTAGGACACAACACAAACTTCTCAGATCCATTGCTGGAG GCAGTGGATATTCGACAGATTTATGATAAGTTTCCAGAGAAGAAAGGAGGTTTGAAGGACATGTATGACAAAGGTCCACAGgctgttttctttttggtcAAGTTTTGG GCTGACCTCAATACCAATATTCACGATGAAACAGGAGCATTTTATGGCGTCTCCAGCAC GTATGAGTCGAGTGAGAATATGACTATTACCTGCTCAACGAAAGTCTGCTCATTTGGAAAACAAGTAGTGGAAAAAGTAGAG ACAGAATATGGCCATTTTGAGAATGGTCGATTTGTGTATCGTATTCACCGGTCTCCGATGTGCGAGTATATGATCAACTTCATCCACAAGCTGAAGCAACTCCCAGAGAAATACATGATGAACAGTGTACTAGAGAACTTCACAATCCTGCAG GTGGTTAGCAACCGTGAGACCCAGGAGACACTCTTGTGCCTGGCGTACGTGTTTGAGGTGTCAACCAGCGAGCATGGGGCCCAGCACCATATATACCGCTTGGTTAAGGACTGA
- the LOC116615443 gene encoding oncoprotein-induced transcript 3 protein isoform X1, with product MIPFLLILTVISQLQLAVALNDEYTMCTTYGTLKQDTRGDLPLYSPNAAEGVADSTYDVTRWYALMDFKGHPLKISPLGGRCLAQHSIWMDGQHPGISDGVVERTLCLSKNGNRCYTKLQAHIRRCHGHYVYRFDKANVTMETKTNMCSVRDISDERPIVYTPHAPRDTALLGHVIKKFSDVTDKTQCFVYCLLRAHCFSFNYSKRFYVCELNSQTAQNIPDLLQKRQGFQYYEKKVIDSREIMI from the exons atgataCCGTTTCTTCTGATATTGACTGTAATTTCTCAG TTACAATTAGCAGTGGCTTTGAATG ACGAATACACAATGTGTACGACATACGGGACTTTGAAACAAGATACGCGAGGCGATTTACCGCTGTACAGCCCCAACGCAGCAGAGGGTGTTGCTGACTCCACCTATGACGTCACCCGGTGGTATGCGCTCATGGACTTCAAGGGGCATCCGCTGAAA ATTTCTCCACTGGGAGGTCGCTGTCTGGCCCAGCATTCTATTTGGATGGACGGCCAACATCCGGGGATCTCAGACGGAGTGGTCGAGCGGACTCTCTGTCTTAGTAAAAATGGCAACCGCTGTTATACAAAATTGCAGGCTCATATCCGCCGATGTCACGGCCATTACGTGTACAGATTTGACAAGGCTAACGTCACCATGGAAACGAAGACAAACATGTGCAGTGTGCGGGATATCTCAG ACGAGCGGCCCATAGTCTACACCCCACATGCGCCACGCGACACGGCCCTGttaggtcacgtgatcaagAAGTTCAGTGACGTCACGGACAAGACACAATGCTTTGTGTACTGCCTTCTGCGCGCGCATTGCTTTTCATTCAACTACAGTAAGCGTTTCTACGTATGTGAGTTAAACAGCCAGACGGCGCAAAATATTCCAGACTTGCTACAGAAAAGACAAGGATTCCAATATTACGAGAAAAAAGTCATAGACTCCCGCGAAATCATGATTTAG
- the LOC116615443 gene encoding pancreatic secretory granule membrane major glycoprotein GP2 isoform X2, with translation MHSVLDEYTMCTTYGTLKQDTRGDLPLYSPNAAEGVADSTYDVTRWYALMDFKGHPLKISPLGGRCLAQHSIWMDGQHPGISDGVVERTLCLSKNGNRCYTKLQAHIRRCHGHYVYRFDKANVTMETKTNMCSVRDISDERPIVYTPHAPRDTALLGHVIKKFSDVTDKTQCFVYCLLRAHCFSFNYSKRFYVCELNSQTAQNIPDLLQKRQGFQYYEKKVIDSREIMI, from the exons ATG CATTCCGTTTTAGACGAATACACAATGTGTACGACATACGGGACTTTGAAACAAGATACGCGAGGCGATTTACCGCTGTACAGCCCCAACGCAGCAGAGGGTGTTGCTGACTCCACCTATGACGTCACCCGGTGGTATGCGCTCATGGACTTCAAGGGGCATCCGCTGAAA ATTTCTCCACTGGGAGGTCGCTGTCTGGCCCAGCATTCTATTTGGATGGACGGCCAACATCCGGGGATCTCAGACGGAGTGGTCGAGCGGACTCTCTGTCTTAGTAAAAATGGCAACCGCTGTTATACAAAATTGCAGGCTCATATCCGCCGATGTCACGGCCATTACGTGTACAGATTTGACAAGGCTAACGTCACCATGGAAACGAAGACAAACATGTGCAGTGTGCGGGATATCTCAG ACGAGCGGCCCATAGTCTACACCCCACATGCGCCACGCGACACGGCCCTGttaggtcacgtgatcaagAAGTTCAGTGACGTCACGGACAAGACACAATGCTTTGTGTACTGCCTTCTGCGCGCGCATTGCTTTTCATTCAACTACAGTAAGCGTTTCTACGTATGTGAGTTAAACAGCCAGACGGCGCAAAATATTCCAGACTTGCTACAGAAAAGACAAGGATTCCAATATTACGAGAAAAAAGTCATAGACTCCCGCGAAATCATGATTTAG
- the LOC116615443 gene encoding oncoprotein-induced transcript 3 protein isoform X3 yields the protein MCTTYGTLKQDTRGDLPLYSPNAAEGVADSTYDVTRWYALMDFKGHPLKISPLGGRCLAQHSIWMDGQHPGISDGVVERTLCLSKNGNRCYTKLQAHIRRCHGHYVYRFDKANVTMETKTNMCSVRDISDERPIVYTPHAPRDTALLGHVIKKFSDVTDKTQCFVYCLLRAHCFSFNYSKRFYVCELNSQTAQNIPDLLQKRQGFQYYEKKVIDSREIMI from the exons ATGTGTACGACATACGGGACTTTGAAACAAGATACGCGAGGCGATTTACCGCTGTACAGCCCCAACGCAGCAGAGGGTGTTGCTGACTCCACCTATGACGTCACCCGGTGGTATGCGCTCATGGACTTCAAGGGGCATCCGCTGAAA ATTTCTCCACTGGGAGGTCGCTGTCTGGCCCAGCATTCTATTTGGATGGACGGCCAACATCCGGGGATCTCAGACGGAGTGGTCGAGCGGACTCTCTGTCTTAGTAAAAATGGCAACCGCTGTTATACAAAATTGCAGGCTCATATCCGCCGATGTCACGGCCATTACGTGTACAGATTTGACAAGGCTAACGTCACCATGGAAACGAAGACAAACATGTGCAGTGTGCGGGATATCTCAG ACGAGCGGCCCATAGTCTACACCCCACATGCGCCACGCGACACGGCCCTGttaggtcacgtgatcaagAAGTTCAGTGACGTCACGGACAAGACACAATGCTTTGTGTACTGCCTTCTGCGCGCGCATTGCTTTTCATTCAACTACAGTAAGCGTTTCTACGTATGTGAGTTAAACAGCCAGACGGCGCAAAATATTCCAGACTTGCTACAGAAAAGACAAGGATTCCAATATTACGAGAAAAAAGTCATAGACTCCCGCGAAATCATGATTTAG
- the LOC125560727 gene encoding antho-RFamide neuropeptides type 1-like: MGSVIEGKMGSMIEGKMGSVIGGKMGSVIVGKMGSVIEGKMESVIEGKMGSVIGGKMGSVIVGKMGSVIEGKMESVIGGKMGSVIVGKMGSVIEGKMESVIGGKMGSVIGGKKGSVIGGKMWSVIGGKMGSVIGGKMASVIGRKMGSVIGGKMGSVIEGKMGSVIGGRMGSVIEGKMGSVIEGKMGSMIEGKMGSVIEGKMGSVIEGKWGL, from the coding sequence ATGGGGTCTGTGATAGAAGGAAAAATGGGGTCTATGATAGAAGGAAAAATGGGGTCTGTGATAGGAGGAAAAATGGGGTCTGTGATAGTAGGAAAAATGGGGTCTGTGATAGAAGGAAAAATGGAGTCTGTGATAGAAGGAAAAATGGGGTCTGTGATAGGAGGAAAAATGGGGTCTGTGATAGTAGGAAAAATGGGGTCTGTGATAGAAGGAAAAATGGAGTCTGTGATAGGAGGAAAAATGGGGTCTGTGATAGTAGGAAAAATGGGGTCTGTGATAGAAGGAAAAATGGAGTCTGTGATAGGAGGAAAAATGGGGTCTGTGATAGGAGGGAAAAAGGGGTCTGTGATAGGAGGAAAAATGTGGTCTGTGATAGGAGGAAAAATGGGGTCTGTGATAGGAGGAAAAATGGCGTCTGTGATAGGAAGAAAAATGGGGTCTGTGATAGGAGGAAAAATGGGGTCTGTGATAGAAGGAAAAATGGGGTCTGTGATAGGAGGAAGAATGGGGTCTGTGATAGAAGGAAAAATGGGGTCTGTGATAGAAGGAAAAATGGGTTCTATGATAGAAGGAAAAATGGGGTCTGTGATAGAAGGAAAAATGGGGTCTGTGATAGAAGGAAAATGGGGTCTGTGA
- the LOC125560729 gene encoding harpin HrpN-like: MGSMIGGKMGSVIEGKMGSVIGGKMGSLIVGKMGSVIEGKMESVIEGKMGSVIGGKMGSVIVGKMGSVIEGKMESVIGGKMGSVIEGKMESVIEGKMGSVIGGKMGSVIGGKMGSVIEGKMESVIGGKMGSVIGGKMWSVIGGKMWSVIEGKMGSVIGGKMASVIGGKMGSVIEGKMGSVIGGKMGSVIGGKMGSVIEGKMGSVIGGKMGSVIEGKTGSVIEGKMGSMIEGKMGSVIGGKMGSVIEGKMGSVIEGKMGSMIEGKMGSVIEGKMGSVIEGKMGSVIE, translated from the coding sequence ATGGGGTCTATGATAGGAGGAAAAATGGGGTCTGTGATAGAAGGAAAAATGGGGTCTGTGATAGGAGGAAAAATGGGGTCTTTGATAGTAGGAAAAATGGGGTCTGTGATAGAAGGAAAAATGGAGTCTGTGATAGAAGGAAAAATGGGGTCTGTGATAGGAGGAAAAATGGGGTCTGTGATAGTAGGAAAAATGGGGTCTGTGATAGAAGGAAAAATGGAGTCTGTGATAGGAGGAAAAATGGGGTCTGTGATAGAAGGAAAAATGGAGTCTGTGATAGAAGGAAAAATGGGGTCTGTGATAGGAGGAAAAATGGGGTCTGTGATAGGAGGAAAAATGGGGTCTGTGATAGAAGGAAAAATGGAGTCTGTAATAGGAGGAAAAATGGGGTCTGTGATAGGAGGAAAAATGTGGTCTGTGATAGGAGGAAAAATGTGGTCTGTGATAGAAGGAAAAATGGGGTCTGTGATAGGAGGAAAAATGGCGTCTGTGATAGGAGGAAAAATGGGGTCTGTGATAGAAGGAAAAATGGGGTCTGTGATAGGAGGAAAAATGGGGTCTGTGATAGGAGGAAAAATGGGGTCTGTGATAGAAGGAAAAATGGGGTCTGTGATAGGAGGAAAAATGGGGTCTGTGATAGAAGGAAAAACGGGCTCTGTGATAGAAGGAAAAATGGGTTCTATGATAGAAGGAAAAATGGGGTCTGTGATAGGAGGAAAAATGGGGTCTGTGATAGAAGGAAAAATGGGGTCTGTGATAGAAGGAAAAATGGGTTCTATGATAGAAGGAAAAATGGGGTCTGTGATAGAAGGAAAAATGGGGTCTGTGATAGAAGGAAAAATGGGGTCTGTGATAGAATGA